Proteins found in one Propionispora hippei DSM 15287 genomic segment:
- the argS gene encoding arginine--tRNA ligase: MDMKIVLQEAIREAIHQAVSEGLFTLAMEDLPAVVLTVPPQKEFGDYATNFAMQAARVAKANPRKIAEAIVAHLRGTWLERAEIAGPGFINFYLKADWLYELLQDILRQGSAYGNTTAGQGQKVQVEFVSANPTGPLHVGHGRGAAVGSTLVNLLRAAGYEVQSEFYINDAGNQIDNLAASVNARYLELLGQTVAFPEDGYHGHDIIDTAQRIINHEGDRYLNMTEAERLTVFKELVLSEKLAALKEDLAAFNVTFDVWFSERTLHEARSIDEVCRIFKEKGHMYEQDGALWLRSTAGGDDKDRVVIRDNGVPTYLAADIAYHRNKLERGFDKLINIWGADHHGYIPRVRAAIAALGYDPDCLEVLILQMVSLYQNGELVKMSKRTGQGVTLTELMEEVGRDAARFFFIMRSIDSQLDFDLDLAKSRSNENPVYYIQYAHARICSIFRQVQEAGISIGDVTACRLERLEEAAEIDLIKKLGDYPEEISNAAKERAVHRVARYVHELAGLFHTFYNQCRIIGVDQELQRSRIALVTAVQHTLRHGLAILGVDAPEKM; the protein is encoded by the coding sequence ATGGATATGAAAATTGTACTGCAGGAGGCCATCAGGGAGGCTATTCACCAGGCCGTAAGCGAAGGCCTGTTTACCCTTGCTATGGAGGATTTGCCAGCCGTTGTGCTGACAGTGCCGCCACAGAAGGAGTTTGGCGATTATGCGACCAATTTTGCGATGCAGGCAGCCCGGGTGGCTAAAGCCAATCCGCGGAAAATTGCGGAGGCCATTGTGGCCCATTTACGGGGGACCTGGCTGGAACGGGCGGAGATTGCCGGGCCGGGCTTTATTAATTTTTATCTGAAAGCCGACTGGCTTTATGAGCTGCTGCAGGATATTTTACGGCAGGGCAGTGCCTACGGTAATACAACAGCCGGTCAGGGCCAAAAAGTCCAGGTGGAATTCGTCAGTGCCAATCCGACCGGTCCGCTCCATGTGGGCCATGGCCGGGGGGCGGCTGTCGGCAGTACGCTGGTCAACCTGCTGCGGGCCGCCGGTTATGAGGTGCAAAGCGAGTTTTATATTAACGATGCCGGTAATCAGATTGACAATTTGGCCGCTTCGGTCAATGCCCGCTATCTGGAACTGCTGGGGCAAACGGTGGCCTTCCCCGAGGACGGCTATCACGGCCATGATATCATCGACACAGCACAGCGGATTATTAATCACGAGGGTGACCGCTACCTGAATATGACTGAAGCGGAACGGCTGACTGTATTTAAGGAACTGGTCCTATCGGAAAAACTGGCAGCCTTGAAAGAAGACCTGGCTGCGTTTAATGTTACCTTTGATGTCTGGTTCAGTGAACGGACGCTGCATGAAGCCCGGTCCATTGACGAAGTATGCCGCATTTTTAAAGAAAAGGGGCATATGTATGAACAGGACGGTGCGCTTTGGCTGCGTTCTACGGCGGGTGGCGACGACAAGGACCGGGTGGTTATCCGGGACAACGGCGTGCCTACCTATCTGGCGGCTGATATCGCCTATCACCGTAACAAGCTGGAGCGGGGCTTTGACAAGCTCATCAATATCTGGGGCGCCGACCATCACGGCTACATACCGCGGGTGCGGGCCGCTATCGCGGCCTTGGGTTATGATCCGGACTGTCTGGAAGTGCTTATCCTTCAGATGGTCAGTTTGTATCAAAATGGCGAGTTGGTCAAGATGTCCAAGCGTACCGGTCAGGGGGTTACGTTGACTGAATTGATGGAAGAAGTCGGCCGGGATGCGGCGCGGTTTTTCTTCATTATGCGTTCCATCGACAGCCAGCTCGATTTTGACCTCGATTTGGCCAAATCCCGTTCCAATGAAAATCCCGTCTACTATATTCAATATGCTCATGCCCGGATTTGCAGCATTTTCCGTCAGGTTCAGGAGGCCGGCATTTCCATCGGCGATGTGACGGCCTGCCGGTTGGAACGGCTGGAGGAAGCCGCCGAAATTGATCTGATTAAGAAGCTGGGCGATTATCCGGAGGAAATTTCCAATGCCGCTAAGGAGCGGGCTGTTCACCGGGTTGCCCGCTATGTCCATGAACTGGCCGGACTGTTTCATACCTTTTATAATCAGTGCCGCATCATCGGGGTGGACCAGGAGCTGCAGCGCTCACGTATCGCGCTGGTTACGGCGGTGCAGCATACGCTTCGCCATGGGTTGGCTATTTTAGGCGTAGACGCTCCGGAAAAAATGTAA
- a CDS encoding DUF1934 domain-containing protein yields MAERTKQVVITVTGLQRDAQGEENRIELVSTGEYVRKNGVGYIKYRETELSGLEGTTTVIKVRADEVTLLRMGKVEQKQVFRPGQKTQSLYTTPFGNLDMAVVTGVLHISETAGAGELPAIYIEYELEIAGDWQSANTLSITLRED; encoded by the coding sequence ATGGCAGAACGGACAAAACAGGTAGTCATAACCGTCACAGGGTTGCAACGGGATGCCCAGGGGGAGGAAAACCGCATCGAACTTGTCAGCACCGGGGAGTATGTGCGAAAAAACGGTGTTGGTTATATCAAGTACCGGGAGACGGAGCTTTCCGGCCTGGAAGGAACGACTACGGTGATCAAGGTACGGGCCGACGAGGTGACATTGCTTCGTATGGGCAAGGTGGAGCAAAAACAGGTGTTTCGTCCGGGGCAAAAGACGCAGAGCCTTTACACCACGCCGTTCGGCAATCTCGACATGGCGGTCGTCACCGGCGTTCTACATATTTCGGAAACTGCCGGCGCCGGGGAGTTGCCGGCGATTTACATTGAATATGAACTGGAAATAGCAGGGGATTGGCAAAGCGCCAATACTTTGTCGATTACCTTACGGGAGGATTAG
- the rpoE gene encoding DNA-directed RNA polymerase subunit delta, with amino-acid sequence MTNRNSDIDIVYEILQQQHQPMYFKELITKSLEAKAGVNKASAHAIAEVHTQINMDSRFVHMGKGMWGLAEWSPRAVSRAAVAEEAETAPAVNNRRAKLFEGIQQEYAEQSIESDKE; translated from the coding sequence ATGACGAATCGCAATTCCGATATTGATATTGTATATGAAATTCTTCAACAGCAGCATCAGCCCATGTATTTTAAGGAGCTTATTACCAAATCACTGGAGGCGAAGGCGGGCGTGAACAAAGCATCGGCCCATGCCATCGCCGAGGTCCATACGCAAATTAACATGGATAGCCGGTTTGTCCATATGGGAAAAGGTATGTGGGGGCTGGCTGAATGGTCGCCGCGGGCGGTTTCCCGTGCGGCTGTGGCGGAGGAAGCCGAGACGGCGCCGGCGGTAAATAACCGGCGGGCCAAGCTATTTGAAGGGATTCAGCAGGAATATGCCGAACAATCTATCGAAAGCGACAAGGAATGA